GCTATAGTGACCTGTGCCTGTACCTGGTACGCCAGGGCCATACCTACAAAGAGCAGTTAAGGTTGCCAAATGACCTGGTGGCGCAGGAAAAGATCAGGCCCCTACAATTGATCATAAATGATGTGCGGGTCAGGGGCGGCGTTTATAGCAGGTATGGTTACGGGTATGGTTATGGGTACGGATATGGCAATTACGCGGAAGAAACTGAAGGGCGCCGGCGCGGGTGGCGGCTTCGGAAGCCGGAAAAAATAAACACCGGGTGAGCTAAAGGTGTTTATGATTAAATGATTTTAATGGCTTATGTACCTGATGCGGATATGACATATGCCAGTGTCTCAACGGGAAGTTTTTTTTAGCGGATCAATTATTTATACGTTTGGAAAATAATAACAGGAAGATAGCAAAGAACACGTTGCTGCTTTATTTGAGAATGTTTTTAACAATGGGGGTTAGTTTGTATACCTCCAGAGTGGTGCTGAATGTTCTGGGCGTAACAGATTATGGCATTTATAGCATAATAGGTGGTGTGGTCGTACTTTTTGCCTTTTTAAACGGAGCTATGTCGTCGGCTACGCAACGATTCCTGGCAGTTGATATTGGCCGAAAGGATTGGCATAAGTTGCATACAACTTTTAATGCGGCGTTGATCATTCATATCGGTATTGCCCTTATTGTTTTGATCGTTGCAGAAAGCCTGGGACTTTGGTTTCTAAACCACAGGCTGGTGATACCTGGTAACAGGATAGCGGAAGCTAATGTTGTTTATCAGTTTTCAGTATTGTCAAGTATTATTACGATAACGCAGGTGCCTTTTAATGCAATGATTATCGTTAGAGAACGGATGGGCGTTTTCGCTTTTATCAGTATTCTTGAGGTACTGTTAAAATTGTGTGCGGTTTATCTGCTTTGGATTTCTCCATTCGATAAGTTAAAAACCTATGCGGTGCTTTTAGTGCTGGTGGCCTTATTGGTCTCTACCATCTATAAGGTTTACTGTCTCCGGAATTTTAAAGAAACCAGGTTTACGTTCTTTAGAGACGCAGGAGCGTATAGAACGCTTTTAGCGTATTCGGGTTGGAACCTTTTTGGAAATGTGGCAGCTGTCGCCAAGGGCCAGGGAACAAATATATTGCTGAATCTGTTTTTTGGAACGGCTGTCAATGCGTCCTATGGCATTATGGTGCAGGTGCAGGGCACTATTGGCGGGTTTGTCCAAAGCTTTCAAACGGCTATCAATCCACAGATATATAAAAGCTACGGGCGTGGCGATATGCAAACCCTGCGGGAGGTAATGTTCAGAGGTTCCAGGCTCTCCTTTTTTTTGGTGACCCTGCTGGTAACTCCAGTAATATTAAATGTTCATTTTATACTAATCTGGTGGCTTAAAACGCCGCCTCCGTCCACTGATGTCTTCGTAGTACTGGTGCTGCTGAACCTCGCAATTGAAAGTATTTCATCTCCCTTAATTACAGGGGCTTTGGCCACCGGCAATATAAAGTGGTACCAGATCGTTGTTGGAACCACGCTTATGTTAAACCTGCCCGTTAATTATCTGGTATTAAGGGCCTATCACAACCCTGTGTATTTTTTGTATGTGGCCATCGCGTTGTCGCTGATAACATTAGGCATCAGGATGTTGTTTCTGAGGAAGATGATTGGCTTGGATATCGGCACATACGTCAAAGAAGTTCTTTTCCCTGTAATACGGGTTTCCGTTTTATCCCTGGGGGGGCTGTACCTGATGCATTCATTAACGGGTGGGGCTACAGGTATTATGGAGTTGCTTTACCAGAGCCTGATTCTGGTATGTAGTACGGGCGTAGCGATTTTTTTTGGTGGGTTGTCTTCACAGGAGCGGGTATTCATTGTAAAGCTGGTTAGGGGGCGAATAAATAGAAAAATAAAGTATGAATCTTTTTAAAGGCGAATTCTGCACCGGTTGTGGTGTATGTGTGTCGGAATCGGAACAGGTGATAAAAATGGATTGGGATGAATATGGATTTCTGAAGCCGGTTACCATTGATGGAGCGATTCCCCGTGCGGCAATGAAGGTTTGTCCGTTTAACCCGGAACCTGAAGCAGTGGTGGCAGATGAGGATCAGCTGGCTGCTATCTTTTTAGGGCAGGCGACAAAGCGGGATGCTGAAATAGGTTGTTTTGAAGGCACATATATCGGGTATAGCCGTCAGTTTCGCAACTCCTCTTCCTCCGGAGGCATCGCCACTTATCTTTTTAAGCAACTTCTGCAGGAAAAGATTGTGGATCATTTATATGTTGTGAGGGAGGTGAAAGGGGGATACGAATATCAATTGTTTTCGAATGTGGAGGACATAAAGAGAACTTCAAAAACACGGTATATACCCATTACGCTCGAAAAGCTATTTACAGAGATCAATAAAATTGAGGGAAGAATAGCGGTATCCGGTGTGGCCTGCTTTATAAAGGCAATACGGTTAAAACAATATTATTACCCGGATTTGAAGAATAAAATACCGTTTTTGATAGGAATTATTTGCGGAGGCTGGAAAAGCCGTTTTTTTACCGACTTCCTGGCTCAGCATGCAGGAATCAGCGGGAGTTATCACAATCAGCAATACCGGATCAAGGACGCGAATAGTATGGCTTCTGACTATTCCTTTGGTGCCTATGATGAAATGGATGTCTTTTATCAAATGAAAATGTCAACTGTTGGAGACATGTGGGGTTCGGGTTTGTTTAAATCAAAAGCCTGCGACTTTTGTACGGATGTGTTGACGGAGTTGGCGGATGTTTCATTGGGTGACGCCTGGTTGCCGGAATACCGGACAGATGGATTGGGTAACAGCGTAATCGTTACGCGGACATCGCTGGCAGATCAGTTGATTAAGAAGGGGATTTTGAATGGCGATCTTGAACTAAACATGGTAAATAAAGATAAAATTATTGAGTCTCAGCGGCCAAGTTTTTTACATAGACAGAATGGTTTAAAGCTGCGAATGCGGCATGCAAAATCGCGGGGTTATGTTTTGCCATATGTGCGGAAACGGATGCTGAAATCAATTTCGATTGTGTATAGCATCGTCCAGTTGCAAAGACAGGTTACCAGAGAGAAAAGTTTAAGATACTGGCGAAGCACCCCATCGCTGGAGGCGTTTCATTATAAGATGTATAAAGAATTAAAAAGACTGAGACTTGTTACAAGAATTTATCATAAAATGAGAAAATTAAAAATGTTATGAGGATCGGAGTATTAACGCTTCCCCTGCATACCAATTATGGTGGAAATCTGCAGGCGTATGCTCTAATGTGTATTTTGAGAGATATGGGGCATGAGGTCTGCCTGATAAATAAGCGGGCTGCCGGTATTCCCAGGTGGAAGCTGCCATTGGCCATTTCAAAGCGGCTCCTGCTAAAATATGGCTTTGGTAAAACGGATACAGCCGTTTTTGTAGAAGCCAAAAAGAAACGGGAATATCCCGTCATCAGTCAATATACTCAGCCGTTTATAGATAAATATATTCAACCGCAGACAAAGGCCGTGTATACAACAAAGCGTTTGTCTGCTTTGGCAGCGGAGCACCGGTTTGATGCCATCATAGTGGGTAGCGACCAGGTTTGGAGAACGGCATATACCTCAAATATTGAAGATTATTTCCTGGGATTTTTGAAGGGCAGCCACACCCGGCGCATTGCTTATGCTGCTTCTTTCGGTACAGAAGAATGGGAATACTCCGTCGTACAACAAAAAAATTGCGCGAAACATTTGGAACGATTCGACGCTGTTTCTGTTCGGGAGACCAGGGGTGTTGAGTTTTGTAAAAAGTACTTTCATGTTAAAGCGCAACATGTCGTGGACCCCACAATGCTGTTGGACGCTACCCGGTACCTAGAGTTGACCGGCCCGTCTCAAAAGCAGGAAGGTGTGCTTGTATATATACTAGATGAAACGGCAGATAAAACAGCGGTGGTTGAATATGTGAGCCTGGCGTTGGACCGTCCTGTTTTCCGGGTGAATGCAAAAACAGGTGATGTAAAAGCTGCATTGGCAGATCGGATTGCGCCGCCAACCGAAAATTGGATCAAAGGATTTTATGAGGCTGATTTTATCATCACGGATTCATTTCATGCCTGTGTCTTCGCCATTCTTTTCAAAAAACCTTTTTTGGTATACGGCAACCGGCGCCGGGGCACAGCCCGGTTCGAATCGCTGCTGTCCATGTTTTGCCTGAGGGAACGACTGATCTTTTCTTCAAAAGAGATACCAGGCGCTGAGATTTTCAAAGCCATCAATTGGCAGCAGGTGGATCAGATCCTGGAAGAAAAAAGGACTTTTTCCCGGGAGTTTTTAAAAAAGGCCCTGGAGCTGCGCTGACAATCGAAATGGTAATAGAAATAATGGTAGGCTCAGGTTTTAAAAAAGGAATTGGAAAAAATGGACAGAACCAAAGCTAAAGTTATTGCATAATGGCGTTATATATAATCATAACACTTTGTTTTATTACATATGCCTTCCTGAATTACAGAGATGCACTGTTCCTTTGGGCGGCATTCTCTATATTCTTCAATTTAGCCACCTGTCTAAAATTTTCGGCTCCGTCTTTAACGATCACTTTTGCATTAAATGTTTTTTTTATCGCCCTTTATTGTATAAAATTTCCGATTAAACGATTGGTGAACCCATTTACGAATCCATGCCTGGTTTTACTGGGCTCCTATTTATTTGCGGCTTTTTTTCCTGTAAACAACTTTAATGAATCGTTTCTCAAAATCCTTCAGTTTGCCGTTAACGATCTGCTGATTGTTCTTGTTGTTTTTGCTGTTATCCGAACGCCGAAAGATCTAAAAACAGTGGTCGGTTACCTGTCTGTGGCGGTTACGATAGCCCTTTTGTATGGTCTGTTCTCTTATGTTACCGCTTCCAACCCGATCGTAGATGTTGAAATAGCCTTGGCGGCCTCTCAGACGGAGGAAATGAAAATGTTGTCTTATCTGAATTCAGAACGGGGAATCCGGTTGCAGTCGTTATTTATGAGCCCGTTTATTTTTTCGCTGACGATTGTTTCCTACCTGTATTTGATCTTAATCATTCATTATTATTTCAAATCGATATTGAAAAAGTATGGCCGCTATGTGCCATACCTGATCCTATTGGTTGCGATTTCGGTTTTTCTTTCCAATTCAAGATCTGCCATTGTGCCGTTTGTGATGGTGACTCCGTTATTGTTGTTGAAGATGCCTGAACGGTATCGCACGAGCATAACGGTTGGTGCTGTGTTGGCTGTGGTTGTATTGCCCCTGGTTGTTGACAAGCTGACGATCCTTACATCCGTTTTTGATGCGCAGTCCAGGGATGTAGCCGGAAGTTCCTTGTCGATGCGGGAAACCCAATACACCATTGCATTAAACAGTTTTTTTGAATCACCGGTTTTCGGACATGGGTTGGGGTATACAAGAACGCTGAGAGATAGCAATTATGATCTCTACGGTGCAGAAAGTGTGTGGATCCCTATTTTGGTGGAGCAGGGGGTTGTAGGCGTTGTGCTGTATGTTCTGTTTTTTGCGGGGCTGGTTTTTGCAGACAAATTCAAGGGGAAGCGACTGGTTGTGATGGCCATTCCGGTTTATTATCTTTTGCTGGTGACCATGAATGGCGCGGTTACGATCAGCCTGTATATCGTGTTTCTTGCGTTGGTAATACTTTACAAACTGTTTTTTTATTATGATGTGTGGCGAAAGTACAAATGCAGTTCCTGAACTGGTTTCTGTTATTGTTCCGGTATATAACGCCTCCCGCTATCTGGGCAGGTGTCTTGGTAGTTTGTTGCGGCAATCGTATACCTGCTATGAGGTGTTACTTATCAACGATGGCAGTACAGATGATTCCGGGAAGATATGCGATACATACGCAGACCGGTATAGCCGGGTTGAGGTATATCACATGAAAAATGGGGGAGTGAGCGCCGCGCGGAATATGGGTTTAGAGAAAGCGAAAGGGAGCTATATAACATTTGTTGATGCCGATGATTATGTTGATGAAAATTATTTAAGTCTGCTGCTGCCTCATGGTGACGAAGACTTTTCGGTTTGCGGGGTTAAAATTCTTTCACCAAACGGAACGGTGGCTGTTGAAGGTATATCAGCGGCAAGCTGTGGAACTGAAGCCCGGCAGCGTGTGGTTAATCATCATCTTGTCCGTGCTGTTTGGGGAAAAATGTTTAAAAGGTCGGTAATCGATTGCCATGGGATAAGATTCGATACCGCAGCCCGGGTGGGGGAGGATACCTTGTTCGTTCTGGAGTATCTAAGCGTGGTGAGTTCGGTATTTATTACTGATAAAGCCGGGTATGTTTATATTAGTCCTGGATATAAGATTGATAAATACCGGACCACGCCGGATGACCTTGTGGCACTTTACGCCTCACTTTGTGAATGTGAATCGAAGTTAAGAAAAAAAGGGCTCGATGTTTTTGAACTGGAAAAACGCAACAGAAATGTGGTCGGATTTAACCTGCTGACTGCGCTCTACCTGGTTAAAAAATACCCGGTGAACATCAGGAGTAAATATATCGGTGCATTTAAGAATGCTAGGAAGCTGGCTTTGGAAGATATGGGATTGCCCCGGATGGTTGCAAAAGGGATGCGTTTTGTTGAGCGAACCGGATCAGCGGTATTGACAGATCGTTGCCTGTTGTTTTTTATGAAGTTGATTTGGCTTAAGGCAAAGATGTTGAAGCACTAAAAACTACGTACTGCATGCGAATCATAGAAATCATTCATTCTTTAAACCTGGGAGGCGCAGAGCGGCTGCTGGTAGATTTGAGCAACCGGCTTGCATTGGAGAAAGGCGTAGAAGTTTTTGTTGTGGTGTTAAAAAACAGGGAGGCACTGAACGAAAATCTTTTGGTGAGCGAATTGTCTGAAAGGATTCATTTTGTCCCCATGGGATTTGGAGATGGTCCCAAACTGAAATATCTCATAAAGGTATATAAAAAGATCCGGGAGATTCGGCCGGATATTGTACATATTCATTGCCAGATGCATTATCTGTTATGGGCACTTTCTTTTTATTCAGAGTGCCGGTATGTATACACCTTGCATAGTAAGCCGGAGGCGTATCTCTATGGTTACAGGAAGTTCGTTGTAGCTTATTTGGCAAGAAAAAGAAACCTAGTTCTGATTTCGATTTCTGAATCAAACAGGATTGCGTTACGCCGGTTTCTGAAAATTAACAATGACATACTGATTTATAATGGAAGGTCGAAGCCGTCTCGTACTTCAGAATATACCCGAGTGGCTGCCTTTATTAATGAAATAAAACGCACAAAAGATGATATGGTGTTATTATCCGTGGCGAGGTGTACGGAGCTGAAGAATTTGCAATTACTGATTCAATCTGTTAATGGATTAGTGAGAGCAGGGGTGTGTTTGCAACTTGTGATTGTGGGGAATAATTATTTTGACACTTCATTGGGGGAAGAATTGAGGAAAGCAGCGGGCGAATGGGTGCATTTTGTCGGACCGAAAAAGAACGTCGGAGACTACTTTTTATGCTGTGATGCATTTTGTCTGTCTTCTTTATATGAAGGGATGCCTATAACCTTACTGGAGGCGTTCGCCTGTGGTTGCATACCGGTGAGCACACCGGTGAGCGGGGCCGTGGATATTATAGAAGATGGTAAAACTGGTTTTTTAGCGGCTGATTTTTCTGTTGAGGCTTATGCCCTTGTATTAAAAAGAATGATTCAAAGCAGGGAGATCTTAAAAAAGGAGAACATGGTTGATTTTTACGAAAAGAATTTTTCCATCGAAAAATGTAGCCGGGAATACCTGATGGTTTTTAATCGGTTGTTTAGAGACGGGCAGTAAAAAACGAGTAAAGTGACGGGAGGTCGTACAAAAGATTTAAATATTTCAATGGTTATATACCTCAGCACTTTAAAAAACAGCGAAAGCTTTCACCGTGCCGGCGGTAAATTGAGTGGTATGAGATTTTGCACAAAATATTATGGAATAATTAATGATTGAGCAATGAAGTTAAAGAAGTTAATTTTAATCCCTTTGAAATATATCCGGCCCGTTCTCTGGGCCAGACTTTTAGGTGTAAAAGTTGGTGAAAACTGTCGTTTCTATAAAATATCATTTAGTACGGAGCCATATCTGGTAACAATTGGCAATCATGTGTCGGCAACGAAAGTTCATTTTGAAACACATGATGGAGGTGTTTGGGTTTTTAGGGAACAACATCCCAGCTGGGACATCATTCGGCGAATTTGTATCGGAGATAATGTCTATATTGGATATGATACTATAATTATGCCGGGAGTTAACATTGGCGACAACGTCATTATCGGTGCCAAATCGCTTGTGACAAAAAGCTTTCCCTCAAATGTTGTGATTGGCGGTGTGCCGGCAAAGATTATAAAAACGAAGGATCAGTACTACGAAAAAGTGATGCGTGAAGCGCTTTCAACCAAGACGATGAACCCGGTGGAAAAAAAGCAATTCCTTGAACAATATTTTCAATATGAATAGGAAGGTAGTCATAGTTGTTGTGAAAAATCTTACTAGCGGCGGTGCCGAAAAGCAATCCGTTTTGTTGGCAAGGGCGCTTGCCGATGACTATAGCGTGCATTATATAATTTTGAATGCGCGGTATCAGGAACCCCGGTATTTGAGTCTCCTGCAGGAAGTGCCGTCCATTGTGGTAAAGGCGTTTAAGGGACATCCTGGTTCCCGGTTCGCGCAGTTCTGCAGGTATCTCAAACAGCAGGAGGCGGAGGTGGTTTTTAGCTATTTAACGGGTGCTAATTTCTTATCGGTTATAGCGGCTAAATGCACCGGGGTTCGCAATATATATACCGGTATCCGGAGCGCCTATCTTCCTCCGGCAAAAGCCTTGATTGACCGGTGGCTTTGCAATGCCTGGGCCACAAAGGCTGTTCTAAACTGCTATTCGGGCCGGAACTATTTTTCGTCCCGGGGATTTGCCGAAGATAAAATGGTGGTCATTCCCAATTGCTTCGATGCCATCCGTTCATATCGAAACAAGGACCGGCAGCATGCACCACTTCGTATTATAACGGTGGGGCGCTTCGTGGCCGAGAAGGATTATTATACGGCTCTGGATGTGATTCTTAAGCTGAGCCTGATGCATCCCGGCATAAAATACCAGATTGTCGGACATGGGGCGTTGGAAGCAGCAATCCGTGGCCGGATAAAAGAATTGCAGCTGAACCATATTGTGGAGGTTTGGATTAATCCGGCAGATATTGCATCGATGCTGGATCATGCTGATATTTATTTATCGACCTCCGTATTTGAAGGTACCAGTAATGCGATTATGGAAGCTTTGAATGCAGACCTTCCTGTTGTGGCCACCAATGTTGGGGATAATGATAAGTTGGTAGCGCAGGGAAA
The sequence above is a segment of the Niabella agricola genome. Coding sequences within it:
- a CDS encoding lipopolysaccharide biosynthesis protein, translating into MGVSLYTSRVVLNVLGVTDYGIYSIIGGVVVLFAFLNGAMSSATQRFLAVDIGRKDWHKLHTTFNAALIIHIGIALIVLIVAESLGLWFLNHRLVIPGNRIAEANVVYQFSVLSSIITITQVPFNAMIIVRERMGVFAFISILEVLLKLCAVYLLWISPFDKLKTYAVLLVLVALLVSTIYKVYCLRNFKETRFTFFRDAGAYRTLLAYSGWNLFGNVAAVAKGQGTNILLNLFFGTAVNASYGIMVQVQGTIGGFVQSFQTAINPQIYKSYGRGDMQTLREVMFRGSRLSFFLVTLLVTPVILNVHFILIWWLKTPPPSTDVFVVLVLLNLAIESISSPLITGALATGNIKWYQIVVGTTLMLNLPVNYLVLRAYHNPVYFLYVAIALSLITLGIRMLFLRKMIGLDIGTYVKEVLFPVIRVSVLSLGGLYLMHSLTGGATGIMELLYQSLILVCSTGVAIFFGGLSSQERVFIVKLVRGRINRKIKYESF
- a CDS encoding Coenzyme F420 hydrogenase/dehydrogenase, beta subunit C-terminal domain, with protein sequence MNLFKGEFCTGCGVCVSESEQVIKMDWDEYGFLKPVTIDGAIPRAAMKVCPFNPEPEAVVADEDQLAAIFLGQATKRDAEIGCFEGTYIGYSRQFRNSSSSGGIATYLFKQLLQEKIVDHLYVVREVKGGYEYQLFSNVEDIKRTSKTRYIPITLEKLFTEINKIEGRIAVSGVACFIKAIRLKQYYYPDLKNKIPFLIGIICGGWKSRFFTDFLAQHAGISGSYHNQQYRIKDANSMASDYSFGAYDEMDVFYQMKMSTVGDMWGSGLFKSKACDFCTDVLTELADVSLGDAWLPEYRTDGLGNSVIVTRTSLADQLIKKGILNGDLELNMVNKDKIIESQRPSFLHRQNGLKLRMRHAKSRGYVLPYVRKRMLKSISIVYSIVQLQRQVTREKSLRYWRSTPSLEAFHYKMYKELKRLRLVTRIYHKMRKLKML
- a CDS encoding polysaccharide pyruvyl transferase family protein, which codes for MRIGVLTLPLHTNYGGNLQAYALMCILRDMGHEVCLINKRAAGIPRWKLPLAISKRLLLKYGFGKTDTAVFVEAKKKREYPVISQYTQPFIDKYIQPQTKAVYTTKRLSALAAEHRFDAIIVGSDQVWRTAYTSNIEDYFLGFLKGSHTRRIAYAASFGTEEWEYSVVQQKNCAKHLERFDAVSVRETRGVEFCKKYFHVKAQHVVDPTMLLDATRYLELTGPSQKQEGVLVYILDETADKTAVVEYVSLALDRPVFRVNAKTGDVKAALADRIAPPTENWIKGFYEADFIITDSFHACVFAILFKKPFLVYGNRRRGTARFESLLSMFCLRERLIFSSKEIPGAEIFKAINWQQVDQILEEKRTFSREFLKKALELR
- a CDS encoding O-antigen ligase family protein is translated as MNPFTNPCLVLLGSYLFAAFFPVNNFNESFLKILQFAVNDLLIVLVVFAVIRTPKDLKTVVGYLSVAVTIALLYGLFSYVTASNPIVDVEIALAASQTEEMKMLSYLNSERGIRLQSLFMSPFIFSLTIVSYLYLILIIHYYFKSILKKYGRYVPYLILLVAISVFLSNSRSAIVPFVMVTPLLLLKMPERYRTSITVGAVLAVVVLPLVVDKLTILTSVFDAQSRDVAGSSLSMRETQYTIALNSFFESPVFGHGLGYTRTLRDSNYDLYGAESVWIPILVEQGVVGVVLYVLFFAGLVFADKFKGKRLVVMAIPVYYLLLVTMNGAVTISLYIVFLALVILYKLFFYYDVWRKYKCSS
- a CDS encoding glycosyltransferase family 2 protein codes for the protein MCGESTNAVPELVSVIVPVYNASRYLGRCLGSLLRQSYTCYEVLLINDGSTDDSGKICDTYADRYSRVEVYHMKNGGVSAARNMGLEKAKGSYITFVDADDYVDENYLSLLLPHGDEDFSVCGVKILSPNGTVAVEGISAASCGTEARQRVVNHHLVRAVWGKMFKRSVIDCHGIRFDTAARVGEDTLFVLEYLSVVSSVFITDKAGYVYISPGYKIDKYRTTPDDLVALYASLCECESKLRKKGLDVFELEKRNRNVVGFNLLTALYLVKKYPVNIRSKYIGAFKNARKLALEDMGLPRMVAKGMRFVERTGSAVLTDRCLLFFMKLIWLKAKMLKH
- a CDS encoding glycosyltransferase codes for the protein MRIIEIIHSLNLGGAERLLVDLSNRLALEKGVEVFVVVLKNREALNENLLVSELSERIHFVPMGFGDGPKLKYLIKVYKKIREIRPDIVHIHCQMHYLLWALSFYSECRYVYTLHSKPEAYLYGYRKFVVAYLARKRNLVLISISESNRIALRRFLKINNDILIYNGRSKPSRTSEYTRVAAFINEIKRTKDDMVLLSVARCTELKNLQLLIQSVNGLVRAGVCLQLVIVGNNYFDTSLGEELRKAAGEWVHFVGPKKNVGDYFLCCDAFCLSSLYEGMPITLLEAFACGCIPVSTPVSGAVDIIEDGKTGFLAADFSVEAYALVLKRMIQSREILKKENMVDFYEKNFSIEKCSREYLMVFNRLFRDGQ
- a CDS encoding acyltransferase, which translates into the protein MKLKKLILIPLKYIRPVLWARLLGVKVGENCRFYKISFSTEPYLVTIGNHVSATKVHFETHDGGVWVFREQHPSWDIIRRICIGDNVYIGYDTIIMPGVNIGDNVIIGAKSLVTKSFPSNVVIGGVPAKIIKTKDQYYEKVMREALSTKTMNPVEKKQFLEQYFQYE
- a CDS encoding glycosyltransferase family 4 protein; translated protein: MNRKVVIVVVKNLTSGGAEKQSVLLARALADDYSVHYIILNARYQEPRYLSLLQEVPSIVVKAFKGHPGSRFAQFCRYLKQQEAEVVFSYLTGANFLSVIAAKCTGVRNIYTGIRSAYLPPAKALIDRWLCNAWATKAVLNCYSGRNYFSSRGFAEDKMVVIPNCFDAIRSYRNKDRQHAPLRIITVGRFVAEKDYYTALDVILKLSLMHPGIKYQIVGHGALEAAIRGRIKELQLNHIVEVWINPADIASMLDHADIYLSTSVFEGTSNAIMEALNADLPVVATNVGDNDKLVAQGKNGFLVDVKDVDGMVSCLDKLLSNQRLRLEMGQRGKQLLMENYSITRLVKSYRLLIEGGRL